A single genomic interval of Coregonus clupeaformis isolate EN_2021a chromosome 36, ASM2061545v1, whole genome shotgun sequence harbors:
- the LOC121552557 gene encoding cdc42 effector protein 3, with protein MPLKTTLYLKSASMRWPRKQKRRELLSVNMISLPLGDFRHLSHIGMDAHGDVFGDLAAFQRTGSLILHSSKSHQDLYSNITPNETPPPPPKPPRLLSPEEMDAQAAKARTLPQASRHKRCLFLPLLDGVEVVEHDRLHHGEEVKQEQEKKEEGGLTMGPDGSELNTAPQQAPCPPVEAPPGVDEDSSFVLDLDLGPSILEDVLKVMDQLHQ; from the coding sequence ATGCCTCTGAAGACTACCTTGTACCTCAAATCGGCCTCCATGCGCTGGCCTCGCAAGCAGAAGCGCCGTGAGCTGCTGTCAGTCAACATGATCAGCCTACCGCTGGGCGACTTCCGCCACCTCTCCCACATCGGAATGGATGCCCACGGTGATGTCTTCGGCGACCTCGCAGCCTTCCAGCGGACCGGTAGTCTCATCCTCCACAGCTCTAAAAGCCACCAGGACCTCTACTCTAACATCACCCCCAACGAgactcccccacccccacccaagCCCCCACGCCTCCTCAGCCCAGAAGAGATGGATGCACAGGCCGCCAAAGCCAGAACCCTTCCCCAGGCTTCCAGGCACAAGAGGTGCCTCTTCCTGCCTTTACTGGATGGTGTGGAGGTGGTGGAGCATGACAGGTTGCACCACGGAGAGGAGGTAAAGCAGGAGCAGGaaaagaaggaggagggagggttaaCGATGGGGCCGGATGGATCCGAATTGAACACGGCCCCCCAACAGGCTCCTTGTCCCCCAGTGGAGGCCCCTCCAGGGGTCGATGAAGACTCGTCTTTTGTCCTGGACCTTGACCTGGGGCCGTCCATACTAGAGGATGTCCTGAAAGTAATGGACCAGCTTCACCAGTAA